Proteins co-encoded in one Astatotilapia calliptera chromosome 18, fAstCal1.2, whole genome shotgun sequence genomic window:
- the calr3b gene encoding calreticulin 3b: protein MGKMQVLGVIAVILAVYCVHAKIYFREEFLDGDEWRSRWVNSKHKSDYGEWKLTAGDFYGDAEKDKGLQTSQDARFYAASARFDSFSNEGKPLVIQFTVKHEQKIDCGGGYVKVFPADLEQTEMHGESSYYIMFGPDICGYSTKKVHVIFNYKGKNNLIKKEIKCKDDELTHLYTLILNPDQTYEVKIDNEKVESGSLEDDWDFLPPKKIKDPEAKKPEDWDDRAKIDDPSDAKPEDWDKPENIPDPDAKKPEDWDEDMDGEWEPPMIPNPEYKGEWKPKQIDNPNYKGAWVHPEIDNPEYSPDSNIYKFDNIGVLGLDLWQVKSGTIFDNFLITDDVKEAEEIGKETWGVTKEPERKMKQEQDDLKRKEEEEKNKEQDTEAADDEDEEEEEEEEEEEETKEDTDEALSETDEEEGKLKDEL from the exons ATGGGGAAAATGCAAGTCTTAGGAGTAATTGCAGTAATATTAGCAGTGTACTGTGTACATGCGAAGATTTACTTTCGGGAAGAGTTTCTGGATGGTG ATGAATGGAGAAGTCGCTGGGTGAACTCCAAGCACAAGTCAGACTACGGAGAGTGGAAGCTCACGGCTGGCGACTTCTATGGCGATGCAGAGAAAGACAAAG GTCTGCAGACAAGCCAGGATGCACGTTTCTATGCGGCCTCTGCCCGTTTTGATTCTTTCAGCAATGAGGGTAAGCCTTTGGTCATCCAGTTTACAGTCAAGCATGAGCAGAAAATCGACTGTGGTGGTGGCTACGTGAAGGTCTTTCCTGCGGACTTGGAGCAGACTGAAATGCATGGAGAATCCTCTTACTACATTATGTTTG GCCCTGACATTTGTGGCTACAGCACCAAGAAAgttcatgtaatttttaattACAAAGGCAAGAATAATCTCATTAAGAAAGAGATTAAATGCAAG GATGATGAGCTGACCCACCTGTACACACTAATCCTGAATCCAGATCAAACCTATGAAGTAAAAATCGATAATGAGAAGGTGGAATCTGGGAGTCTGGAGGATGATTGGGACTTTCTGCCTCCTAAGAAAATTAAGGACCCTGAAGCCAAGAAGCCAGAGGATTGGGATGACCGTGCCAAGATTGATGATCCTAGTGACGCAAAGCCTGAG GACTGGGACAAGCCCGAGAATATTCCAGATCCTGATGCTAAAAAGCCTGAAGACTGGGATGAGGATATGGACGGAGAGTGGGAGCCACCCATGATCCCCAACCCAGAGTACAAA GGAGAATGGAAGCCCAAGCAGATTGATAACCCCAACTACAAAGGAGCCTGGGTGCATCCTGAAATTGACAATCCTGAATACAGCCCAGACTCGAACATCTACAAGTTTGACAACATTGGTGTTTTGGGTCTTGATCTTTGGCAG GTGAAATCTGGTACAATCTTTGACAACTTCCTGATTACAGATGACGTGAAAGAGGCAGAAGAGATTGGAAAGGAGACATGGGGTGTGACAAAG GAGccagagagaaaaatgaaacaggagCAAGATGACCTGAAacgaaaagaggaggaggagaagaacaaAGAGCAGGACACTGAAGCtgctgatgatgaagatgaagaagaagaagaggaggaggaggaagaagaagaaacgaaAGAAGACACAGACGAGGCACTTTCAGAAACagatgaagaagaaggaaaGCTTAAAGATGAGCTTTGA